In a genomic window of Plutella xylostella chromosome 16, ilPluXylo3.1, whole genome shotgun sequence:
- the LOC119693879 gene encoding uncharacterized protein LOC119693879: protein MNVVWWWLGAAALAGAAAGHGRLVEPPSRASAWRFGFDTPHNYNDHELYCGGFTRQWKRNGGQCGVCGDPWDAPAPRAHELGGRFGKGVIVRRYAPGATFPVRVELTANHNGYFEFRVCDDPAATDQPCLDRRVLRLSGRDETRYFPREGNRVYEMQYRLPEGLECAHCVLQWRYIAGNNWGTCENGTGAVGCGPQEEFRACADIAVGDKYATTTRRPRPTYVPPGQRPALPTPAPAPGGSAWHGALVAALALLLALAALAGIYLYYYRGGMRIKNLLRWNKPPPPPVAPPRARRGPSLPRDIPPLEGAEKVAVISDSGFETVDLRAK from the coding sequence GTGGTGTGGTGGTGgctgggcgcggcggcgctggcgggcgcggcggcgggccaCGGCCGGCTGGTGGAGCCGCCCTCGCGCGCCTCCGCCTGGCGCTTCGGCTTCGACACGCCGCACAACTACAACGACCACGAGCTGTACTGCGGCGGCTTCACGCGCCAGTGGAAGCGCAACGGTGGCCAGTGCGGCGTGTGCGGGGACCCGTGGgacgcccccgcgccgcgcgcgcacGAGCTCGGCGGCCGCTTCGGCAAGGGCGTGATCGTGCGCCGCTACGCGCCCGGCGCCACCTTCCCCGTGCGCGTGGAGCTCACCGCCAACCACAACGGCTACTTCGAGTTCCGCGTGTGCGACGACCCCGCGGCCACGGACCAGCCCTGCCTGGACCGCCGCGTGCTGCGCCTCAGCGGCCGCGACGAGACGCGCTACTTCCCGCGCGAGGGCAACCGCGTGTACGAGATGCAGTACCGGCTGCCGGAGGGGCTGGAGTGCGCGCACTGCGTGCTGCAGTGGCGCTACATCGCGGGCAACAACTGGGGCACGTGCGAGAACGGCACGGGCGCCGTGGGCTGCGGCCCGCAGGAGGAGTTCCGCGCCTGCGCAGACATCGCCGTCGGGGACAAGTACGCGACGACcacgcggcggccgcggcccACGTACGTGCCGCCCGGCCAGCGCCCGGCCCTGCccacgcccgcgcccgcgcccggcgGCTCGGCCTGGCACGGCGCGCTGGTGGCGGCGCTGGCGCTGCTgctggcgctggcggcgcTGGCCGGCATCTACCTGTACTACTACCGCGGCGGCATGCGCATCAAGAACCTGCTGCGGTGGAACaagccgcccccgccccccgtggcgcccccgcgcgcgcgccgcggcccCTCGCTGCCGCGCGACATCCCGCCGCTAGAGGGCGCGGAGAAGGTCGCCGTCATCTCGGACTCTGGATTTGAAACTGTAGACCTAAGAGCCAAGTGA